The Rhodothermales bacterium genomic sequence AATGCGTCCCTCGAACAGTGCCAGGCCAGACAACGAATCGCGCACGCGCAGGGCCACGTTGCTCCTGCCCCGCATGGACGCCCCGCGCGTGATGTTCAGCGGGCGGATGGAGGGTGCTGTCGTATCGGCCACAATTCCATAAACGCCGAACGAACGCACATTCGCTGCTACGTTCCCTGCCGACCAGCCACCACCGGCAGACGACACATTGCCCTCACCGTCAAAACGCCCGAGAAGGACCTTGGACCGCAGTCGTGGCGGGATGTGGTCGGCTGCAATCCGTACGTTCACGGAACTGTGAATGGGCTCGCCGGAATGGTGGATGCGATGGCGCGCGGACAGCGATTGAGAACCGGGCGGGAGGGCGGCATAGTCCAGTTCAAAAGAGTCATATACGGCGCCTTCCGGAACGCGGACGGCGAGATCGGGCGTCGCTAGGGTGAACGGGAATCGCCAGTCCACCCATCGGTCCTGGTCGACACGCGGAGCGGGCGCAGGCTCCTCATCCAGGCCATGGATGGTGAATACGAGCCGACTGGTGTTTCCGGCCACGTCCTCAACGACGTAGGTCATTTCCGTGAATCCATCCGAGGGGACATTCACCCACCCGTTGTTGTGTGCTTCGTAGAGAGGGAGTCGATTGCCCGGGAGGACGTGGCTACGTTGTACCCAGCGCCGGGACGACTGATATTCGGCATAGTCCACGTGAGCATTCAGAAAACGGGTGTCGGAAAACGAGAATCGCTGGAGTTCCATGTCGAACACCGTTGTCAGGTTGGCATCCAGCCGGATCCGGTACGGACCCAGATGATTGTTCGAGCCGTCATGATAGTCATGGGTCTGGATTCCGAATCCGACAGGGCCGGACGCCTCAATCCGACCTATCCGATCGAAACGGAGACCGGAAGGGGAGGCCACAACATCGATCATGGCGGATTCACCGGGGCCCAGTCGCCGCCATCCACCACTCCGCGTGTCTTCAAGGCGGACCGAACTTCCCGTGCTGGCCGCATAGATCTTCACCCGGAAGATCCGGGGTGCGGTGCTGTCTATCACAGGCAACCCGAACAACATCGGGTTCAGGGGTTCAGCCGTGGCGGCATCGCGGATTTCAAAATGCAGGTGCGGGCCGCCCGAACCACCGGTGTTGCCGGACCACGCAATCAGATCTCCCTGGCGTACCGGAAAACGGTCTTTTTCCGGAAACGTCTGGATATCGAACGATTCATTTCCGTACTGGAGTTCCTTTGCGTAGGCCTGTATGTCATCCGAGAACCGGTCCAGATGGGCATATACGGTCTGATACCCGTTTGGATGATTGACGTACAACGCGTTTCCATAGCCGGTCGGGCTTACGTTTATGCGGGACACCCATCCGTCTGCGGAGGCGCGGACGCGGTGTCCTGTTCGCCCCTCGGTCTTGAT encodes the following:
- a CDS encoding M23 family metallopeptidase, whose product is MAVLVLSGSAHTDPFPKDYFQSPLEIPLLLSGGFAEMRSNHFHAGLDIKTEGRTGHRVRASADGWVSRINVSPTGYGNALYVNHPNGYQTVYAHLDRFSDDIQAYAKELQYGNESFDIQTFPEKDRFPVRQGDLIAWSGNTGGSGGPHLHFEIRDAATAEPLNPMLFGLPVIDSTAPRIFRVKIYAASTGSSVRLEDTRSGGWRRLGPGESAMIDVVASPSGLRFDRIGRIEASGPVGFGIQTHDYHDGSNNHLGPYRIRLDANLTTVFDMELQRFSFSDTRFLNAHVDYAEYQSSRRWVQRSHVLPGNRLPLYEAHNNGWVNVPSDGFTEMTYVVEDVAGNTSRLVFTIHGLDEEPAPAPRVDQDRWVDWRFPFTLATPDLAVRVPEGAVYDSFELDYAALPPGSQSLSARHRIHHSGEPIHSSVNVRIAADHIPPRLRSKVLLGRFDGEGNVSSAGGGWSAGNVAANVRSFGVYGIVADTTAPSIRPLNITRGASMRGRSNVALRVRDSLSGLALFEGRIDGEWRLFEYDAKNALFTHHFDERTAPGSHVLTIRAVDNKGNENRMEIPFSR